A DNA window from Mucilaginibacter xinganensis contains the following coding sequences:
- a CDS encoding aldose 1-epimerase family protein, producing the protein MALLENEFLKVTVSTKGAQLTSVYNKVTQTEHLWQAYPNIWPWHAPNLFPVVGGLIKDELMVEGNAYHMGRHGFARQSEFVLLESDEVHAVYSLPNSETTSQVYPYKFDFQVLYTLIDNALRLTYKLINHDKKTIYFSVGGHPAFRVPFNEGEKYEDYYLEFETDEKLVTHLLSADGFFNGETQPVPTPKNRLYLTRDLFNADALVFKDHKSREVCIKSDKHEQSLSVEFPHFNYLGIWAKPGADFVCIEPWLGCADTVGKHVDISQKEDMQHLKPGHVFEAAYFISV; encoded by the coding sequence ATGGCCCTATTAGAAAACGAATTTCTGAAAGTAACCGTAAGCACAAAGGGAGCCCAGCTCACTTCTGTTTATAACAAAGTAACTCAAACCGAGCACCTATGGCAGGCCTACCCAAACATTTGGCCTTGGCACGCGCCAAACCTGTTCCCGGTGGTTGGCGGTTTAATAAAAGACGAGTTAATGGTTGAGGGTAACGCCTACCACATGGGCAGGCATGGTTTTGCGCGTCAGTCGGAATTTGTTTTGCTGGAAAGCGATGAAGTCCATGCCGTTTATTCACTCCCGAACAGCGAAACCACATCGCAGGTTTACCCTTATAAATTTGATTTCCAGGTTCTGTATACGTTAATAGATAATGCACTGCGCTTAACTTACAAACTCATTAATCACGATAAAAAAACCATTTACTTTTCTGTTGGCGGCCATCCTGCGTTCCGGGTTCCGTTCAATGAAGGCGAAAAGTATGAAGATTATTACCTGGAGTTTGAAACTGACGAAAAACTGGTAACGCATCTTCTTTCGGCAGATGGTTTTTTTAATGGTGAAACCCAACCCGTTCCAACACCAAAAAACCGCCTTTATTTAACAAGGGATTTGTTTAATGCCGATGCCCTGGTTTTTAAGGATCATAAATCGCGAGAGGTATGTATTAAGAGTGATAAACACGAGCAATCATTATCAGTAGAATTTCCGCATTTTAACTACTTGGGAATTTGGGCCAAACCCGGGGCCGATTTTGTGTGTATTGAGCCCTGGCTTGGCTGCGCCGATACCGTTGGTAAACATGTTGACATTAGCCAAAAAGAAGATATGCAACATTTAAAACCGGGGCATGTGTTTGAAGCGGCATATTTTATTAGTGTTTAA
- a CDS encoding bifunctional YncE family protein/alkaline phosphatase family protein, translating to MKLKLIFCITAACVTSGAMAQTPGKIEKTGQVLLPNGWKLSTAGRSLALGDLPLNMQLSASGKLLAVTNNGQSTQSIQLIDPKTEKLLDERIIKKSWYGLAFSHDEKMLYASGGNDNRILAYPIQNKKIGVADTIILGASWPKNKICTTGITVNKSNSRLYTVTKEDSALYVIEPATHKILNRVKLPAEAYSCILSPDEKTLYISIWGGEEVCCYDTHTGKLTGSIKTGSHPNELLLNKKGTWLFVANANDNSVSVINTATRKTAEVFSTTLYPTKLTGSTTNGLALSANEKMLYIANADNNCLAVFDVGNPGSSKSAGFIPVGWYPTNVKILGNKILVANGKGFTSMANPRGPQPVKKTDNSGYQKGAVNSREQYIGGLFKGTLSFIDEPAETKLKAYTKQVYANTPFNNKIAANAAGEAGNPIPRKRGDKSPIKYVFYIIKENRTYDQVLGDIPKGNGDTSLCIFGSKVTPNLHAIANEFVLLDNFYVDAEVSADGHNWSMAAYATDFIEKTWPTSYGGRGGNYDSEGTRKAGDPRDGYIWDYCKRAGISYRTYGEFVDDGKPNIKALKDHYCAQAPGFNLDITDIKRYEVWAHDFDSLRSINSVPQFNTIRISNDHTSGQKKGAISPIAAVADNDQGVGRFIEHLSQSPIWKESVVFVLEDDAQNGPDHIDAHRSPVYIAGPYVKRNAVIHNMYSTSGVLRTIELILGLPPMSQYDAAAMPMFECFTGKADLSSYKLKPAEVNLEQRNVADNKSSLKSAHFNFSKEDAVPDLALNEVIWKYVKGENAVMPAPKRSAFVILEKKKKNDDD from the coding sequence ATGAAACTAAAACTCATCTTTTGTATTACTGCGGCCTGCGTAACCTCAGGGGCAATGGCGCAAACTCCCGGAAAGATTGAAAAAACCGGGCAAGTTTTGTTACCTAACGGCTGGAAGCTAAGTACGGCCGGGCGTTCCCTTGCGCTTGGTGATCTGCCGCTTAACATGCAGCTTTCCGCATCAGGAAAACTGCTGGCGGTTACCAACAACGGGCAAAGCACACAATCAATCCAATTGATAGACCCTAAAACGGAAAAGCTGCTTGACGAAAGGATCATCAAAAAATCATGGTATGGGCTGGCCTTTAGCCACGATGAGAAAATGCTGTACGCATCGGGCGGTAATGACAACCGCATCCTGGCATATCCCATTCAAAACAAAAAGATAGGCGTAGCTGATACGATAATTCTCGGCGCCTCCTGGCCAAAAAACAAGATCTGCACAACGGGGATCACCGTTAATAAAAGCAACAGCCGCTTATACACGGTAACTAAAGAAGACAGCGCGCTTTACGTAATTGAACCTGCCACCCATAAGATATTAAACCGCGTTAAATTACCTGCCGAGGCCTACAGCTGCATCCTCTCCCCCGACGAAAAAACCTTATACATTTCCATTTGGGGCGGCGAAGAGGTTTGCTGTTATGATACCCACACGGGCAAATTAACCGGAAGCATAAAAACCGGCAGCCACCCCAATGAGTTGCTGCTGAATAAAAAAGGCACCTGGTTATTTGTAGCCAACGCTAATGACAATTCGGTTTCGGTCATCAATACGGCTACCCGAAAAACGGCCGAAGTATTCTCCACTACATTATATCCCACAAAACTAACCGGTTCCACCACCAACGGACTGGCGCTATCAGCCAATGAAAAAATGTTGTACATCGCCAATGCCGACAACAACTGCCTTGCGGTATTTGACGTTGGCAATCCGGGCAGCAGCAAAAGTGCGGGGTTTATTCCCGTTGGCTGGTATCCAACAAATGTTAAGATACTGGGTAACAAAATATTGGTAGCTAATGGCAAAGGCTTTACTTCGATGGCCAACCCACGGGGACCACAGCCGGTTAAAAAAACCGACAACAGCGGTTACCAAAAAGGTGCAGTAAATAGCAGGGAACAATATATCGGTGGGTTATTTAAAGGCACACTTTCCTTTATTGACGAGCCTGCCGAAACAAAACTTAAAGCTTATACCAAGCAAGTTTACGCCAATACCCCTTTTAATAATAAGATTGCAGCAAATGCCGCCGGTGAGGCCGGCAACCCGATTCCAAGAAAACGGGGTGATAAATCTCCCATTAAATATGTCTTCTATATCATCAAAGAAAACCGCACTTACGACCAGGTTTTAGGCGATATACCGAAGGGCAACGGCGATACGTCGCTGTGTATTTTCGGCAGCAAGGTAACGCCAAACCTGCATGCAATTGCAAACGAATTTGTTTTGCTGGATAATTTTTATGTAGATGCCGAGGTAAGTGCCGACGGGCATAACTGGAGCATGGCAGCTTACGCTACAGACTTTATTGAAAAAACATGGCCAACCAGCTATGGTGGCCGCGGAGGCAATTATGACAGTGAAGGCACCCGTAAGGCAGGCGACCCGCGCGACGGCTATATTTGGGACTATTGTAAAAGAGCAGGTATAAGCTACCGTACCTATGGCGAGTTTGTAGATGACGGCAAACCAAATATTAAAGCGTTAAAGGACCATTACTGTGCGCAGGCACCAGGCTTTAACCTGGATATTACTGACATAAAGCGTTATGAAGTTTGGGCGCATGATTTTGATTCGCTCCGCAGCATAAATTCCGTACCGCAATTTAACACGATAAGAATTAGCAACGATCATACCAGCGGGCAAAAAAAAGGGGCCATCTCCCCCATTGCCGCCGTTGCTGATAACGACCAGGGCGTTGGCCGCTTTATTGAACACCTATCTCAAAGCCCTATCTGGAAAGAATCTGTTGTTTTTGTATTGGAAGACGATGCCCAAAACGGCCCCGACCATATTGATGCCCACCGTTCACCGGTTTATATTGCCGGCCCTTATGTGAAACGCAATGCGGTGATCCATAATATGTACTCCACATCCGGCGTGTTGCGCACCATTGAGCTGATATTAGGTCTGCCGCCTATGAGCCAGTATGATGCAGCTGCTATGCCTATGTTTGAGTGCTTTACCGGCAAGGCCGACCTATCTTCGTACAAGTTGAAACCGGCAGAGGTTAATTTGGAACAACGTAATGTTGCCGATAATAAAAGCAGCCTTAAATCAGCACATTTTAATTTTTCCAAAGAAGACGCTGTGCCTGATTTAGCCCTTAATGAGGTGATCTGGAAATATGTAAAAGGAGAAAATGCAGTTATGCCGGCACCAAAACGGAGCGCATTTGTAATATTGGAGAAGAAAAAAAAGAACGATGACGATTAA